The DNA sequence cctgggctactgtgagaccctacttcggaaaaaaaaaaaaaaaagaaagaaagaaagaaaaaagacaaaaaaccaagaacaacaacaacaaaaaagtaaagaaaagagctTGGTAGGATGACTATAGGTCAGTAAAGAAATATCAGCAAGTTGAATTAACTGGTATTTGATGAAATTATTTTTCCATGCTATAGGtatatttccattttaaatataCAGTACTTTcatacctttttgttgttgtttttcgagataaggtctcactctagcccaagttgacctgtaattcactatatagtctcaggctggccttgaatttatggcagtcctccttacctatgcctaccgagtgctgggattaaaggcgtgagccaccacgcctggcttatgtgtttttaaaatgcagattccccatataaaagaaaacatgcaatatttctTTAAGTCTGACTCATTTCACTAAACACAATATGTGgctctatccattttcctgcaagttacATGCTTCCGTTCTTTATGGATGAATAAAACTTCACTGTGATCATGGGGgcgagtgcctttaatcccagcactcgagagatagaggtaggaggatcgcagtgagtctgcagccagcctgggattacatagtgagttcctggtcaccctgggctagagtgagaccctacatcaatcccccatcacccccccccaaaaaaaaaccctgcatcgTGTGTATGTGCAATATTTTCTGTATCCATTTATCGGATGATGGGCACCAAGGCTGATTTCATAACATGGCTGTTGGAAACAGTAACAATCCCCAGTCCTGATGATCACATCAATTCCAACCATCACCTTATCATCATCTTGCCCGAGATCCACCGGGCGCCGTCTATCTGCAATGTTTTGCCCCAATGACAGGTCAGAACCTCTTACTAGCACCGCCGGCTATCACAAGATCATCAAGCCTGGACTGGTTTCCTCCACCAGCATTTCTCCGGGACACTCATCCGCGCCCTCTTACCAAGGTCCTCTCCCACTggtcctccaggcccctcctttCTTGCGACCGCCATTGTGCTGCAGGACCCTCCGAGCTGGATTGACCGTGAACCCTACGTAAACGCGGCCACGATGTCGAGGGTTGAGGCAGTAGAGCAAGTAAACGCCAAAGAAGCGCCCAGTCCCCGATGCGTGTCCCATTGGGACCTGTGGATCAGGAGCGAGGCTCCGGATGATTTCTGTGACCTCGGACTCGGGAAGGAGTTGGGTGGTCTCAGACACTCGTGAAAAGTGGCTCCGGGCAGTGCGGCTCCGGGCACCGTCTCCGCGCTGGAGACCCGCTCGCAACCCCGCACAGAACCGAGCAGCTCAGCCGACCGCAGCCCCAGCCAATTAGCGCGGGCTCCGGCCGAGCCGAGCTCCGGCCATTCTGATTGGCTGGCGCTGGCACGGAGCGCGTGGAGTGTGCGACTCCTGCTTTGCGTGAGGGCGGAAGTGCTGCGCTTAAGGACGCCCTGGTAAGGGCGGAAGTTCGCGCCGCGGGGGAAGTGGCCACAGTAAGGGCGGAAGGCACTGTACGGGGCCCTCCGAGAGGCTGTCCACGTTGTGCTGTGGCCCCGCCGGTGACCGCGATGGAACTCAGCAGCGATTACCTCCGTGAGAAGCTGCAGCGGGGCCTGGAGGCGGAGCATGTGGTGAGTTAGCGGCCGCGGGAGCCTTCCGGACGCCGGCAGAAGGGCAGCTGGGGGCGGGTCCCCGCATGCTCCTGTTCTTCTGCCGGGTAGGAGGTGGAGGACACGACCCTCAACC is a window from the Jaculus jaculus isolate mJacJac1 chromosome 12, mJacJac1.mat.Y.cur, whole genome shotgun sequence genome containing:
- the LOC101614362 gene encoding uncharacterized protein LOC101614362, whose product is MISVTSDSGRSWVVSDTREKWLRAVRLRAPSPRWRPARNPRVECATPALREGGSAALKDALVRAEVRAAGEVATVRAEGTVRGPPRGCPRCAVAPPVTAMELSSDYLREKLQRGLEAEHVEVEDTTLNRCATSFRVLVVSAKFEGKPLLQRHRLVNECLAEELPHIHAFEQKTLTPEQWTRERRK